Proteins co-encoded in one Marmota flaviventris isolate mMarFla1 chromosome 9, mMarFla1.hap1, whole genome shotgun sequence genomic window:
- the LOC114093542 gene encoding olfactory receptor 4A47-like encodes MEHSNNVTYFVLLGLTQNPKEQKVLFVMFLFFYILTMLGNLLIVLTVTFSKTLHSPMYFFLANLSFVDIIYSSVISTTLISNLFLGKGMVSFKWCMSQLFAEHLLGGTEVTLLLVMAFDRYVAICKPLHYLLIMRPWVCVVLVVVSLAGGFVHSSFQLGIIYGLPFCGPNVIDHFTCDMYPLLKLVCVDTYVTGLLVMANGGLMCSIVFLLLLVSYAVIFHSLKNLSQEGRWKALSTCGSHITVVVLFFVPCIFMYARPAKTFPIDKSLSVFYTIITPMLNPFIYTLRNSEMTNAMKKLWKISHIRQEITESPSTKRNISL; translated from the coding sequence ATGGAACACAGCAACAATGTAACTTACTTTGTCCTCTTGGGCCTCACACAAAATCCAAAGGAGCAGAAAGTACTTTTTGTTATGTTCTTGTTCTTCTACATTTTGACCAtgctggggaacctgctcatTGTCCTAACTGTAACCTTCAGTAAGACCCTGCACTCTCCAATGTACTTCTTTCTTGCTAATTTATCATTTGTGGACATCATTTATTCATCAGTCATTTCCACCACTTTGATTTCAAACTTATTCTTAGGAAAAGGTATGGTATCCTTCAAGTGGTGTATGTCTCAGCTCTTTGCAGAACACCTTTTAGGAGGGACAGAGGTCACTCTTCTGTTGGTGATGGCCtttgaccgctatgtggccatctgtaagccCTTGCATTATTTGCTTATCATGAGGCCAtgggtgtgtgtggtgctggtggTAGTCTCCTTGGCTGGAGGTTTTGTGCACTCTTCATTTCAACTTGGCATTATTTATGGGCTCCCTTTCTGTGGCCCCAATGTCATTGACCACTTTACATGTGACATGTATCCCTTATTGAAACTTGTCTGTGTTGACACCTATGTCACTGGCCTCTTAGTGATGGCCAATGGGGGGCTGATGTGCTCCATTGTGTTTCTGCTCTTACTCGTGTCTTATGCTGTCATCTTCCACTCTCTGAAGAACCTGAGTCAGGAGGGGAGGTGGAAAGCTCTCTCCACCTGTGGCTCCCACATCACTGTGGTTGTCCTCTTCTTTGTcccttgtattttcatgtatGCAAGACCAGCCAAGACTTTCCCCATTGACAAGTCATTGAGTGTGTTTTACACAATTAtaacccccatgctgaaccccttcatctacactCTGAGAAACTCAGAGATGACAAATGCTATGAAGAAACTCTGGAAAATAAGCCACATCAGGCAGGAAATCACTGAGTCTCCCAGTACAAAGAGAAACATTTCACTATGA
- the LOC114093541 gene encoding olfactory receptor 4A47-like: protein MEHSNNVTYFVLLGLTQNPKEQKVLFVIFLFFYILTMLGNLLIVLTVAFSKILHSPMYFFLANLSFVDIIYSSVISPILISNLFLGKIIISFKFCMSQLFAEHLFAGAEVTLLLVMAFDRYVAICKPLHYLLIMRPWVCVVLLVVSWAGGFVHSAFQLGIIYGLPFCGPNVIDHFTCDMYPLLQLVCVDTYVTGLLVIANGGMMCSILFLLLLVSYAVIFHSLKNLSQEGRWKALSTCGSHITVVVFFFVPCIFIYARPAKTFPIDKSLSVFYMVITPMLNPFIYTLRNSEMSNAMRKLWKINHIR from the coding sequence ATGGAACACAGCAACAATGTAACTTACTTTGTCCTCTTGGGCCTCACACAAAATCCAAAGGAACAAAAAGTCCTTTTTGTTATATTCTTGTTCTTCTACATTTTGACCATGCTGGGGAACTTGCTCATTGTCCTAACTGTAGCCTTCAGTAAGATCCTTCACTCTCCAATGTACTTCTTTCTTGCTAATTTATCATTTGTGGACATCATTTATTCATCAGTCATTTCCCCCATTTTGATTTCAAACTTATTCTTAGGAAAAATTATCATATCCTTCAAGTTTTGTATGTCTCAGCTCTTTGCAGAACACCTATTTGCTGGGGCAGAGGTCACTCTTCTGTTGGTGATGGCCtttgaccgctatgtggccatctgtaagccCTTGCATTATTTGCTTATCATGAGGCCATGGGTGTGTGTGGTGCTGCTGGTAGTCTCCTGGGCTGGAGGTTTTGTGCACTCTGCATTTCAACTTGGCATTATTTATGGTCTCCCTTTCTGTGGCCCCAATGTCATTGACCACTTTACATGTGACATGTATCCCTTATTGCAACTTGTCTGTGTGGACACTTATGTCACTGGCCTCTTAGTGATTGCCAATGGGGGGATGATGTGCTCTATTTTGTTTCTGCTCTTACTCGTGTCTTATGCTGTCATCTTCCACTCTCTGAAGAACCTGAGTCAGGAGGGGAGGTGGAAAGCTCTCTCCACCTGTGGCTCCCACATCACTGTGGTTGTCTTCTTCTTTGTCCCctgtattttcatatatgcaaGACCAGCCAAGACTTTCCCCATTGACAAATCATTGAGTGTGTTTTACATGGTCAtaacccccatgctgaaccccttcatctacactCTGAGAAACTCAGAGATGTCAAATGCTATGAGGAAACTCTGGAAAATAAATCACATCAGGTAG
- the LOC114093540 gene encoding olfactory receptor 4A47-like produces the protein MEHRNNVTYFVLLGLTQNPKEQKVLFAMFLFFYILTMLGNLLIVITVTFSKTLHSPMYFFLANLSFVDIIYSSIISPTLILNLFLGRVSISFKFCMFQLFAEHLLGGTEACLLLVMAYDRYVAICKPLHYLLIMRPWVCVVLLVVSWVGGFVHSAFQLGTIYWLPFCGPNVIDHFTCDMHPLLKLICVDTYVTGLLVIANGGLMCSIVFLLLLVSYAIIFHSLKHLSQEGKRKAVSTCGSHITVIVLFYVPCIFIYARPAKTFPIDKSLSVIYMVLTPMLNPLIYTLRNSEMTNAMHKLWKISHMR, from the coding sequence ATGGAACATAGGAACAATGTAACTTACTTTGTCCTCTTGGGCCTCACACAAAATCCAAAGGAGCAGAAAGTACTTTTTGCTATGTTCTTGTTCTTCTACATTTTGACCAtgctggggaacctgctcatTGTCATAACTGTAACCTTCAGTAAAACCCTGCACTCTCCAATGTACTTCTTTCTTGCTAATTTATCATTTGTGGACATCATTTATTCATCAATCATTTCCCCCACTTTGATTTTAAACTTGTTCTTAGGAAGAGTTAGCATATCCTTCAAGTTTTGTATGTTTCAGCTCTTTGCAGAACACCTTTTAGGAGGGACAGAGGCCTGTCTTCTGTtggtgatggcctatgaccgctatgtggccatctgtaagccCTTGCATTATTTGCTTATCATGAGGCCATGGGTGTGTGTGGTGCTGCTGGTAGTCTCCTGGGTTGGAGGTTTTGTGCACTCTGCATTTCAACTTGGCACTATTTATTGGCTCCCTTTCTGTGGCCCCAATGTCATTGACCACTTTACTTGTGACATGCATCCCTTATTGAAACTCATCTGCGTTGACACCTATGTCACTGGCCTCTTAGTGATTGCCAATGGTGGGTTGATGTGCTCAATTGTGTTTCTGCTCTTACTTGTGTCTTATGCCATCATCTTCCACTCTCTGAAGCACCTGAGTCAGGAGGGGAAGCGGAAAGCTGTCTCCACCTGTGGCTCCCACATCACTGTGATTGTCCTCTTCTATGTTCCctgtattttcatatatgcaaGGCCAGCCAAGACTTTCCCCATTGACAAGTCATTGAGTGTGATTTATATGGTCCTGactcccatgctgaaccccttaaTTTATACTCTGAGAAACTCAGAAATGACAAATGCTATGCATAAATTGTGGAAAATAAGTCACATGAGGTAG